A region of the Sardina pilchardus chromosome 3, fSarPil1.1, whole genome shotgun sequence genome:
GATTGCTTTGTTCAGGTACTGCAATGACGCTTACAGTTTGGCTTTATTTCTCTGGTCTGTTTGTAGCAGTAGTCGAAGTCAGGCAGATTGTCAGATGTAGACCTAATGAAAGCTTTAATGATTCCTCTGATTTGTTTTATGCAGTCTATCATCTGCTCTCAGTCCAGAGGCGACAGACCTCAGTCAGAAACCAATCCTCACTTTCACAGGTCAGTCTTAAACCACCTTACCACCATGTCAACATGCCATAAGCTATTTCGTAGTTGTCTGCTTGTGACTTATCCAATCCATCACTTTGATCGCTATGACCTATTTCCTTCATCTTATGGTCCATTGTTTGCGCCAGCTCATGAGGGTCCAGTGTTTTCCCTGCTTTCCACGGATAGCCAGCTTCTGAGTGCGGGGAATGGCGAGATCAGTGCCTGGAACTGGTCTGAACTCATCAAAAGGGTGGGTCGACTTGTACTATGGAGAGTATTCTTCAAAATCATCTcgcaagagagaacacactacACAACGTGTCTGTCCTTGTGATGTGGCTCTCCAATGAGTGTTTTCAGTGTCCAGATTGATGATTTTGTACTTGATCTGTGTTGAGTATGTTTTCACATTATTTCACACTTAAAAAGGGAACTTATCTTActaaatcaggacactttcgatgtcatgaattttgcacaaatgGGTGTAAAGTATTACTGTCCTCGGTTAGCACTTGAGTGGGATAGGTCACCTTCAGAGACTTTAGAGATAGTTACTGAACATCACCTTAACATATTCTGTATATTATAATCTGACATCAGATTATTTCAGTTCCTTTCAGAATGACATTGATTTTGTAATGGTCACTCTGTAAATTTCCATTGTCATTGATGATATACAGTTACCTCAAACCTGATGAACAATGGTGGGAAGAAAGTTGCCttaacatttctctctctctctagaactCGAAGGCTGTATGGACAAGAAGGCCTAACTACAAGTAAGATTATACTCAATGTAGTTGTGTATACAATATACAGGGCTCTCAAGTCTCATACATTGATGAGATGCATGCAATGGACAGATCTCACACAACCTCACACCACATGTATTTTTTCAGGACATCTAAACTTGCCCCACACATCAgggcaagaaaaaaaatagaatctAATGTCACACGTCAGCACCTACGTGTGGAGAGCTTTAAGCCAGggttagacttgctgcagacaacgcgtttGTGTTCGCATCATGGCTACCTCgtgtattttgcggtcgtttggtgcgtcggtcgtgcacgtcgtcgcaagcgaacatgatgcgtccgcgagatgcaatactgataagaaagtagggggcgatcactccaaaaaaaggtgactgcaagatgcattatcgacatcgaagctgggggcaatcatgagagtaaacaatggcacatggccacatccacatctgatattactatagtctccccctagttaagacctccagttgggtgcgtaatgctgcagcgagtctgtacacaggactggataatcccagccttagtcCCACTATTTTTCCTCCAAAGGGCAAAACTTGACAGACCTGTATATGCTAGATTACATTTTCTatataaatagcctatacaatactatacaataaaaaaaaatcatgtttatGATATGTTATACTGAAAAAATAATCCATTATGTTTCATGTGATATAATGTTATTTTGTTTCTACTTTCCAGAACCAGTCTAGAGATTCCTGAAATCAATGCCATGGTGCACAGTCCAAAAGTGAGTAGAGGGGACTGTGCCATAGCCTAGTGGGTAGCTATGTGTTAGACTACATACTCTTACATTTATCAAGCAGTAGTCAAGTGAGAACATAAATTGCCTGTCAATATGTCATGTTCAACTTAAAACACGGCTGGGGATTGGTGTAAATTGCCAGgtttaaaagaaaacaatgccttctgtctccctcctctccgTCACTTTTCCACTCTCACCCCCTCTTGCTTCTCGCTTTCCAGGACAACAGCTTGATTGTTGGAGGAGGAGACAATAACATTCACATCTTGGACCTAGAGAGTGGCGTCTTCAAGGTCCGAACACAACTTTCTCCTCTAATATTCATTGggatttaaaaaatgatgttgaTTAATAATATCTTAGCCCTCCACTCACCCTCTTACTTCCcttgtttatacacacacacacacacacacacacacacacacacacacacacacacacacacacacacacacacacacacacacacacacacacacacacacacacttgccacgACTCCATTCCTGTTGTGATTCTTGGTGTGTTGATGATATGTCAGCTGGTCGTGTATCACAGCTGACTTTAttgtgccccccctccccccctcgtcCAGTTGGTGTTGCAGGGCCACAGCGACTACATCCACTGCCTGacggtgagggagagggagggagagatccTGTCTGGAGGGGAGGATGGTGCAGTGCGGATATGGGGTAATTTACAAGCCTTGCCTGCTGATTTATTTTAAGTATACTCTGTTATGCCAGCTCTCTAGTGCACACTGTTGATTAACTGAACACCACCTCCTCTCAGATTCCAGGACtgcacagtcagtgcactgtaTCGAAGTTCACAAATATCAGGTACGATTGCTTTGTTGGATCACGGGATGATGATAGTGTGGTTGAAGAGTCTCACAATAACCATAATGAATTATTTAGAGGCTTAAGGTGAACCATGGATGATTGCTTGCTGTTTCATGTGTGATAACAATGCCAGGGGAACATAAACAATCACCCGAGAACACAGACCAACTTTGTCCCCCCCCGGCCTGTGTGTTATGACAGGAATGTGCCCGCCCCCAGCTTGGCAGATGGATCAGCTGCCTGACCACAGACTCCGACTGGATGGTGAgacgagggggggtggggtggttgtCTACTGTATACATGACAGGCTGGCTCTGTTCATGGGATGGGGGAGTtgatggtgggggggtggggggtggggggggggtggggggggcgagTCAGAGCATCAGAAGGGTTTGTGTCTTCCAAGCAGAGACAAGATTACATCTCAACACGTATGTTCTTGTttagagtctttttttttttttatcagtccCCTGTGGATTTTTGACATTCCTGTGCATGGAAAAGCACTCCCATGAGTACTGTTTTGTGACTATATATTGATCAAATCCTGATAAAGCAGTGATAACACTGAGATACAAATCCGCCGAGTGAGAAGGCGTGCTGGTTGCTTGGTAGCAGCTACATTTCCctctttcatcttctctctccctcttcccttcaGCTCTGTGGAGGAGgcccgtctctgtctctctggcacCTGCGCTCCATGTCTCCCACCTCAGTCTTCCCCATTGCCGGTTGCCAGCGTCAGGCCATGTTTTACCAGGACCTGGTGAGTGGTTATCTGCGTACTACTTCACACCAGTAGAAAATATGCCTTACCATTATCCTAACCTCTGACTATTTGCTATGCATCCGAGTAAGAAACGTTGATGGTCattatgtgttttgtgtatgtctttgtggaTATATCTCACCCTTGTGTTCCCTCTTTGTCTTAGATTTTATCAGTTGGTGAGGGCCCCTATCTGTACCATTGTTTATTGGGAGGCCAAGTCAAAGCTCAGATTCCCtgcacctctccatctctgaaCACACTGGCTCTGAATGTTCACCCGTCTGAGCCCCGGGTGAGTCTGTTTGTTATGTCTGTCGCTGTACATTTTAGACTGTTGTCACATTCCATTGTTGAGTACTCACGTTATGCTCATGACTGAAAACTCATATCTCATTACAGGTTATGACGCTAGGGGGCAGCAGTGACCATATTGATGTTTTCACCAACTTGTCCTACAGAGCTTTCTCCTTGTCTTTCTAAGATCATGGGCGTCTTATACCTCAATCTTTCCTCTCAAAAATGACGCTCAGTTTTGGAAATGGACTCTTATTGTGAATTCACCATGACCTATTTTTATATGTAATAAAACACTTTTGTTTTCAGAGTCTTGTGTGTCAAATTGTAGACCTGCACAAATCTAAAATGTCTGGTCAAAGAAATAAAGACAGCATTTTTATTTAGATTGGTAGTAATTATCTGTTAATTACAACATATTCCCTTTTTCCTGCAAACAGTGAACATATTATTTTGATGTCTTATGGGACCCTTTGGTACGGCTTCCAGACTGCTATTTAACAAATTTCATCAGTAGCCTAGCTTAAGCATTCCTGCTTTAAAGGCTGAAACTGGATCAAGACCACTTTCTACACGGAAATGGTTGTCCAGGGAAGCCTAAAGTTTGCGTTGAAAGATTATCAAAGCACACGAGGGCGTATTTCCGGCCGTCAACGACAATCCTGATGGATTTatgctaaaaataaaaaaaaaataaaaaaaagagttcaTGCCAATATTATGAAAACTTGCagtgtaggctatatgataatcaTTTAACCCAATTAAACTAGGCAACACCACATGAAAAGAAAACTCAATGCAGTTCGGAAGTAATGTAAACTCTGCAACAGGCGGGGGTTAAGAGAAACCAGGGGAGGGGTTGAGAAGAATCCATGAAGATGGTGACTCAACACTCAGGTGCGGCGGCCAGAGGCGGTGCCCGGTGAGCCAGTGGTCATTCCAAGGCTGCGCACTTTCTTAAGACTTGATCCCAGGACTGGACAATCGACGCTACATGGTCGATAGGAAAACAAGACCAGCGATTGTGCAATCCCTGGCATCTTACCACGACGCCCTCCAAGTAGGTAGGCAGGCTATGGCTGTAGTTTGTTTGCCATTTTAACAGTTCGATAACAATGTTCGTTGTGATTCAGCATTCTTTCGTCATTGATTATTCGGCGCGTGCTGTCACACTGGCTTACTGACatacttagctactgatttagGGTTTGGCTACAAAGGTAAGAGGATCGGTTCGCGTATTCGTGATCGGTCCAGCTCTAAGGCAAGAATGATTAGGCCTAGCTAGTAACCAGGTTACGGTAACGCCGCTAGCTGTTGATTGAATAGTTGTTTACTTCAGTTGAAAATCAAAACACCGCGTAGCTCACAGGAATTCTCTGGCCTAGGTTGGCCAGCACTTTACTAATGCAATCAATGACTGACGGTAGGCTAATATCGCAAATTATTGTTTCACGATTAGATGTCGCTGTGTTTAGAGACCACTGTAGTCGAGAATGGACTAGGCCCAGTGATACTAGTCGTTAACAAGTGTTCTTTTAACAAAACGGTTAAGTTTTTAGCGATgcattgtgtctgtgttagcAGCCCTCAGACTGTCGGTTTCActtccatttattttttttaagaaa
Encoded here:
- the thoc6 gene encoding THO complex subunit 6 homolog; its protein translation is MGPIELLHMSVFSQSFSPCGRFLAVGNNYGEIALFSLSSALSPEATDLSQKPILTFTAHEGPVFSLLSTDSQLLSAGNGEISAWNWSELIKRNSKAVWTRRPNYKTSLEIPEINAMVHSPKDNSLIVGGGDNNIHILDLESGVFKLVLQGHSDYIHCLTVREREGEILSGGEDGAVRIWDSRTAQSVHCIEVHKYQECARPQLGRWISCLTTDSDWMLCGGGPSLSLWHLRSMSPTSVFPIAGCQRQAMFYQDLILSVGEGPYLYHCLLGGQVKAQIPCTSPSLNTLALNVHPSEPRVMTLGGSSDHIDVFTNLSYRAFSLSF